Below is a window of bacterium DNA.
GCTGTAAATAGAATTTTAGAGGATATTGTTAAAGCCACAAGCCCAAAGCAAATAAAGGTAATTGGTGAATTCAACCCAAGGGGTGGAATAAGCTCAAAGATTGAAGTAATCTATCCAAAATAAATTTAAGGGTATATGAAAATTGAGGTGGCAAAGGGTGCAGGTTTTTGCTCTGGGGTAAGGAGGGCAATATCCCTTGCTTTATCATCCGCTAAGAAAAATTATCCTGTATTTAGCCTTGGACCTTTAATCCATAATACAAAGGTCATTGAAGACCTTAAAGAAAAAGGGATAGCCCTTGTCTCATCAATAGATGAGGTAGATAGAGGAATTATTATATTTCGCTCACATGGAGTGTGT
It encodes the following:
- a CDS encoding NADPH-dependent 7-cyano-7-deazaguanine reductase QueF, whose protein sequence is AVNRILEDIVKATSPKQIKVIGEFNPRGGISSKIEVIYPK